Proteins encoded together in one Acidimicrobiia bacterium window:
- a CDS encoding nuclear transport factor 2 family protein, which produces MDERQAVGREIVERVRAALESAELAAVSDLLDPSVRWGAPDDPAPGCTNRDQVLAWYQRGRTAGVRARVTEMTVHGDQLLIGLRVSGNPAAQAGGGEVDRWQVVRIRSGRIVDIRGFDQRADAAARVAASP; this is translated from the coding sequence ATGGATGAACGGCAGGCGGTGGGACGGGAGATCGTCGAACGCGTCCGCGCCGCGCTGGAGTCAGCGGAGTTGGCCGCAGTCAGCGACCTGCTCGACCCAAGCGTGCGCTGGGGCGCCCCGGACGACCCCGCGCCGGGCTGCACGAACCGGGACCAGGTGCTGGCCTGGTACCAACGCGGACGCACCGCCGGCGTCCGGGCCCGGGTCACCGAGATGACGGTGCACGGCGACCAGCTCCTCATCGGTCTTCGGGTCAGCGGCAACCCCGCGGCGCAGGCAGGGGGTGGCGAGGTGGATCGTTGGCAGGTCGTCAGGATCCGTTCCGGGCGCATCGTGGACATCCGCGGCTTCGACCAGCGTGCCGACGCGGCCGCCCGGGTCGCAGCATCGCCCTGA
- the queD gene encoding 6-carboxytetrahydropterin synthase QueD has translation MEIFKEFSFEAAHRLPHVPVGHKCSRLHGHSFRVSVHIEGPTGAETGWVRDFADLSCAMEPVLRRLDHYYLNDIEGLDNPTSETLARWIWERLLPALPGLSQVVVRETCTSGCVYRGEP, from the coding sequence ATGGAGATTTTCAAGGAGTTCTCCTTCGAGGCCGCCCACCGTCTCCCGCACGTACCGGTCGGGCACAAGTGTTCTCGCCTCCACGGCCATTCGTTCCGCGTGAGCGTGCACATCGAGGGGCCGACCGGCGCGGAGACGGGGTGGGTACGGGACTTCGCGGACCTGAGCTGCGCGATGGAGCCCGTCCTGAGGCGGCTCGACCACTACTACCTGAACGACATCGAGGGACTCGACAACCCCACCAGCGAGACGCTGGCTCGTTGGATCTGGGAGCGGTTGCTGCCCGCGCTGCCCGGACTGTCGCAAGTCGTGGTGCGCGAGACCTGCACGTCGGGATGCGTGTACCGAGGCGAGCCGTGA
- a CDS encoding 7-cyano-7-deazaguanine synthase, with the protein MSAPRSVDSGSANRVAVLSSGGLDSAVLIAEFLKLGHVVQPIYVRFGLAWEKVEEEQLRRFLGTLPGHRAHPVLTLDFPITDVYGSHWSVSGDDVPDATSTDDAVYLPGRNLLLLAKSSIWCALHDVRNLALGTLKGNPFADSSRAFFRIVESAVHTALNFDLEVITPFAGLTKSEVLERGRGLELHHTFSCIDPQGDQHCGRCNKCAERRRAFATLGINDGTRYAAL; encoded by the coding sequence GTGAGTGCGCCCCGATCGGTGGATTCGGGCTCGGCGAACCGCGTCGCGGTCCTCTCGAGCGGCGGCCTCGACAGCGCGGTGCTCATCGCGGAGTTCCTGAAGCTGGGTCACGTCGTCCAACCCATCTACGTGCGGTTCGGCTTGGCCTGGGAGAAGGTCGAGGAGGAGCAGCTCCGGCGCTTCCTCGGCACGCTCCCTGGGCACCGAGCTCATCCCGTGCTCACGCTCGACTTCCCGATCACCGATGTCTACGGCTCACACTGGAGCGTGTCCGGCGATGACGTGCCGGATGCGACGTCCACCGACGACGCCGTGTACCTACCCGGCAGGAACCTGCTGCTGCTCGCCAAGTCGAGCATCTGGTGCGCGCTCCACGACGTTCGCAACCTTGCGCTCGGGACGCTGAAGGGCAACCCGTTCGCCGACAGCAGCCGTGCCTTTTTCAGGATCGTCGAGTCGGCGGTTCATACCGCGCTGAACTTCGACCTCGAGGTGATCACCCCGTTCGCCGGGCTCACCAAGTCCGAGGTCCTCGAACGGGGGCGCGGTCTCGAGCTTCACCACACCTTCTCGTGCATCGACCCGCAGGGCGACCAGCACTGTGGGCGCTGCAACAAGTGCGCCGAGCGCCGGCGCGCGTTCGCAACGTTGGGGATCAACGACGGCACCCGGTACGCGGCGCTCTGA
- a CDS encoding glycosyltransferase family 9 protein has protein sequence MARSVGQARLAERIEGIAGTVSEDEFDPTQCPGRFIDLRDHPLQRDYWWGSPEFEDAVGPLSINEILGRISADFEISADFGRPAPLLSHPRPEASEQVLFVAETDGATKRWATERWATLAERIEALGVEVRLVTPTAADGDMHGAGIEQLRAPSPGDAVDLLGACRAVVGVDTGLTHIAVQQRTPTVTICRQPPTFFRPWPHCRAVVGQRCDDVCASLNRDQAYNARVSLRGFQWRPRVCPVGARCLDPIHPDRVMDALRELEW, from the coding sequence GTGGCGCGCTCGGTCGGACAGGCCCGGCTCGCCGAGCGCATCGAGGGCATCGCGGGGACGGTGTCCGAGGACGAATTCGATCCGACCCAGTGCCCAGGTCGCTTCATCGATCTTCGCGACCATCCCCTCCAGCGTGACTACTGGTGGGGCTCACCGGAGTTCGAGGACGCGGTCGGGCCGTTGTCGATCAACGAGATCCTCGGCCGCATCAGCGCCGACTTCGAGATCAGCGCGGACTTCGGGCGCCCGGCTCCCTTGCTCTCGCACCCTCGACCAGAGGCCAGCGAGCAGGTCCTCTTCGTCGCCGAGACCGATGGGGCGACCAAGCGATGGGCCACCGAGCGTTGGGCGACATTGGCGGAAAGGATCGAAGCGCTTGGCGTCGAGGTCCGTCTCGTCACGCCAACGGCTGCGGACGGCGACATGCACGGAGCCGGCATTGAGCAGCTACGAGCCCCGAGCCCCGGCGACGCCGTGGATCTCCTCGGTGCCTGTCGCGCGGTGGTCGGCGTCGACACCGGCCTGACGCATATCGCGGTGCAACAGCGGACACCGACGGTCACGATCTGTCGACAGCCGCCGACCTTCTTTCGGCCGTGGCCCCACTGTCGCGCCGTCGTCGGTCAGCGCTGCGACGACGTGTGCGCATCCCTCAACCGTGACCAGGCGTATAACGCACGGGTGAGTCTGCGTGGATTTCAATGGCGGCCGCGCGTCTGCCCGGTTGGAGCGCGCTGTCTGGATCCGATCCACCCCGACCGCGTGATGGACGCCCTCCGGGAGCTCGAGTGGTAG